TGTGGGGCCGTGCCGAACAGCAGGACTTCCGTGCCCGCGTCCGCGGCTGCCTGCTCGGCGGCGCCGTCGGCGACGCGCTCGGGGCCGGGGCGGCCGGGCGGACGCTCGCCGCCCTCCGCGAGGCCCACGGCCCCCAGGGCCTCACCGAGCCGGTCCCCGCCCACGGCCGGTACGGCGCCGTCACGGCCGCCACGCAGATGGCCCTGTTCACCGTGGACGGCCTGATCCGCGCCCAGGTCCGCCGCGACACCGGCGCCTGGCACCCGCCCACCGACGTCCACCGGGCGCACCTGCGCTGGGCGGCGACCCAGCGCGACTGGGGCCCCGACGAGCGGCGCGCCGACCTGGGCTGGCTGGCCCGCGAGGAGTGGCTGTACGCCCGCCGGGACCCGGCGAGGGCCTGCCTGACCGGCTTCGGCGACGAGGTCCTCGGCACCCTGGACAAGCCCAAGAACCCCGGGGCCGCCGACTCCGGCGCCCTGGTCCGCTCGGCGCCCTTCGGGCTGCTCGTCGGCTGGGAGCCGCAACTGGTCTGCCAGCTCGCGGTCGAGTGCGCGGCGCAGTCCCACGGCGACCCCGCCGGGTACCTGGCGGCCGGCGCCCTCGCGGTCGTCGTGCACGGTCTGGCCCGCGGCGACAGCGTGGACGGCGCCGTCCGCACCGCGCTGGAGCAGCTCGCCCCGCGTCCCGGCCACGAGCCGGTGACCGGGGCCCTGGAGGCCGCGCTGGCCGCCGTACGCCAGGGGACGCCGGACGCGGACCGGGTGGCGGGGCTCGGGGCGGCCGAGGACCGGGCGGAGGGGCAGCTGGCGGCGGCCGTGTACTGCGCCCTGGTCGGCGAGGACGTCCGGCACGGGCTGCGGCTCGCGGTCAACCACGACGGCCCGTCCGCCGCGACCGGCGCCCTGACCGGTGCGCTGCTCGGCGCCCTGCACGGGGAGACGGCCCTCCCGCCGGCCTGGCTCGCCGGTCTGGAGGGCCGTGCGACGGTCCTGGAGCTCGCGGACGACTTCGCGATGGAGATGACCCAGGGCGCCGCCCTGCACGGCCCCGCCGAGTCGGCGCCCGGCTGGCTGGCCCGCTACCCGAGGGGCTGACCGCTCCGCTCGCCCGACGCCTGCCCGGGGACGGCCGCCGCGCCGTCGCCGTGGCCGTCGCCGCCGATCCGGTCGAGGAGCGCGTCGCGCTCGGGCGTCGCCTCGGGCTTCACGTACCCGAGGAGGACGTACAGCACGAGCGAGGTGGCGAGCGGGGCGACGATCCGGATCTGCAGCTCGACGCCGTCCAGCCCGTAGGCGGTCAGCCAGAAGGCGAAGAGCCCGGCCGCCCAGGAGACGAGCGCGGCCGTCGGCCCGGAGCGGCGGAAGGTCTTCAGCAGCCCGAGCATGAACGGGATCGCGATCGGCCCCATCAGCCCGGCCACCCACGCGATCACGACGGTGATGATGTCCTTGAACGCGGGGGAGTTCACCTGGGTGGCGACCGCCATCGACAGGCCGAGGAAGGCGACCGTCGTCAGCCGGGCGGCGAGCAGCCCGGCCCGCTGCGTCCAGGACCGGGCGGCCCGGCTGAGGGCGGGGGCGATGTCCCGGGTGAAGACGGCCGCGATGGCGTTGGCGTCCGAGGAGCACATGGCCATCGTGTGCGAGAAGAAGCCGACCACGACGAGCCCCAGCAGCCCGTGCGGCAGCAGCTGTTCGGTCATCAGGGCGTACGCGTCGGAGGCGTCCGCCCTCTTCGGCCGCACGAGCAGCGGCGCGCACCACATGGGGAAGAAGAGCACGAGCGGCCAGACGAACCAGAGCAGGGCGGAGAGCCGCCCCGAGCGGGTGGCCTCGCGGGCGGACGGGGTGGCCATGTAGCGCTGGGCCTGGTTCCACATGCCGCCGCTGTACTCGAAGGTCTTGATGAAGAGGTACGCGAGGAGGAAGGTCAGCGTGTACGGGCCGGCCGTCGGCGCCGTGTGCCCCTGGAGCTCGGGCCGGTCCCACACGGTCCACAGCGCCTCGACGCCGCCCAGCCGGCCGAGGACGGCGACGAGCATGGCCACGCCGGCGAGCAACTGGATGACGAACTGGCCGAGTTCGGTGAGCGCGTCCGCCCACAGCCCGCCGACCGTGCAGTAGACGCCGGTGACGACCCCGGTGACGAGGATGCCCTGGTTCAGGGAGATCCCGGTGAAGACGGAGAGCAGGGTGGCGATGGCGGCCCACTTGGCGCCCACGTCCACGATCTTGAGCAGCACGCCGGACCAGGCGAGGGCCTGCTGGGTGGGCAGGTCGTAGCGGGTCTTCAGGTACTCCAGGGGCGAGGCGACGTGCAGGCGGGAGCGGAGCCGGTTGAGGC
The DNA window shown above is from Streptomyces showdoensis and carries:
- a CDS encoding sodium:solute symporter family protein, whose product is MDSLDWAVLIGYFGVMVAIGVWSHKRVADVSDFFTAGGRMPWWLSGISHHMSGYSAVMFTGYAGIAYTYGVTSYVTWSFPIALGIAVGAQLFAPRLNRLRSRLHVASPLEYLKTRYDLPTQQALAWSGVLLKIVDVGAKWAAIATLLSVFTGISLNQGILVTGVVTGVYCTVGGLWADALTELGQFVIQLLAGVAMLVAVLGRLGGVEALWTVWDRPELQGHTAPTAGPYTLTFLLAYLFIKTFEYSGGMWNQAQRYMATPSAREATRSGRLSALLWFVWPLVLFFPMWCAPLLVRPKRADASDAYALMTEQLLPHGLLGLVVVGFFSHTMAMCSSDANAIAAVFTRDIAPALSRAARSWTQRAGLLAARLTTVAFLGLSMAVATQVNSPAFKDIITVVIAWVAGLMGPIAIPFMLGLLKTFRRSGPTAALVSWAAGLFAFWLTAYGLDGVELQIRIVAPLATSLVLYVLLGYVKPEATPERDALLDRIGGDGHGDGAAAVPGQASGERSGQPLG
- a CDS encoding ADP-ribosylglycohydrolase family protein produces the protein MTTTAAAVWGRAEQQDFRARVRGCLLGGAVGDALGAGAAGRTLAALREAHGPQGLTEPVPAHGRYGAVTAATQMALFTVDGLIRAQVRRDTGAWHPPTDVHRAHLRWAATQRDWGPDERRADLGWLAREEWLYARRDPARACLTGFGDEVLGTLDKPKNPGAADSGALVRSAPFGLLVGWEPQLVCQLAVECAAQSHGDPAGYLAAGALAVVVHGLARGDSVDGAVRTALEQLAPRPGHEPVTGALEAALAAVRQGTPDADRVAGLGAAEDRAEGQLAAAVYCALVGEDVRHGLRLAVNHDGPSAATGALTGALLGALHGETALPPAWLAGLEGRATVLELADDFAMEMTQGAALHGPAESAPGWLARYPRG